The segment TTGTCCCGGCCGCGTCCGTTCCTGAATCCAGCCACGTCGTCGAACGTACCCGCTTCCGCCGTGCGGGCGCTCCCCGGACCTGTCCTTGCCACTGAGCTGTGACATCCCCTAGGGGGTGGCCAGGGTCGAACCACGCTGTGACACGGTCGGCGGGCAGGCTCGGGGTCGCTGCCATAAATCCGACGTATCAGCTCAATGTCGTACTCGTAGCGTCGGAGATGTCGGCGACGGGGGCCTCCGGCACGACGAAAAGGGCCGCCCCGCGCTCACGCGCGGGGCGGCCCTTTCACATCGGGCTCAGGCAGCCGGTTCCGGCTCCGGCTCCTCGGCCGGCTCCGGCTCCGGGTCCACCGGGGTCTTCACCGATTCGAGCAGCAGCTGGGCCACGTCGACGACCGTGACGGACTCCTTGGCCTTGCCCTCGTTCTTCTTGCCGTTGACCGAGTCGGTCAGCATGACCAGGCAGAACGGGCAGGCGGTGGAGACGATGTCCGGGTTGAGGGACAGGGCCTCCTCGACGCGCTCGTTGTTGATGCGCTTGCCGATCCGCTCCTCCATCCACATCCGCGCGCCACCGGCGCCACAGCAGAAGCCGCGCTCCTTGTGGCGGTGCATCTCCTGCTGACGCAGGCCGGGGACGGCCGACATGATCTCGCGCGGGGGCGTGTAGACCTTGTTGTGGCGGCCCAGGTAGCACGGGTCGTGGTAGGTGATCAGACCGTCGACCGGGGTCACCGGGACCAGCTTGCCCTCGTCGATGAGGTGCTGGAGCAGCTGGGTGTGGTGGATGACCTCGTACTCGCCGCCGAGCTGCGGGTACTCGTTGGCGATGGTGTTGAAGCAGTGCGGGCAGGTCGAGACGATCTTCTTCGCCGACTTCGGCTTCTTCGTCGACTCGTCCTCGTCGTCCTCGCCGAACGCCATGTTCAGCATCGCGACGTTCTCCTGCGCGAGCTGCTGGAACAGCGGCTCGTTGCCCAGGCGGCGGGGGGAGTCACCGGTGCACTTCTCGTCGCCGCCCATGATCGCGAACTTGACGCCCGCCATGTGCAGGAGCTCCGCGAAGGCCTTGGTGGTCTTCTTGGCCCGGTCCTCCAGGGCGCCGGCGCAGCCGACCCAGTAGAGGTAGTCGAACTCGGAGAGGTCTTCGACGTCCTTGCCGACGATCGGGACCTCGAAGTCGACCTCCTTGGTCCACTCGACGCGCTGCTTCTTCGCCAGGCCCCAGGGGTTGCCCTTCTTCTCCAGGTTCTTGAGCATCGTGCCCGCCTCGGACGGGAACGCGCTCTCGATCATCACCTGGTAGCGGCGCATGTCGACGATGTGGTCGATGTGCTCGATGTCGACCGGGCACTGCTCGACGCAGGCGCCGCAGGTGGTGCAGGACCACAGGACGTCGGGGTCGATGACGCCGTTCTCCTCGGCGGTGCCGATGAGGGGGCGCTCGGCCTCGGCGATCGCCGACGCGGGGACGTCCTTGAGCTGCTCCTCGGTGGCCTTCTCGTTGCCCTCCATGTCCTTGCCGCCGCCCGCGAGCAGGTACGGCGCCTTGGCGTGCGCGTGGTCGCGCAGCGACATGATGAGGAGCTTGGGGGAGAGGGGCTTGCCGGTGTTCCAGGCGGGGCACTGCGACTGGCAGCGGCCGCACTCGGTGCAGGTGGAGAAGTCGAGGATGCCCTTCCAGGAGAACTGCTCGACCTGGGAGACACCGAAGACGGCGTCCTCGGCCGGGTCCTCCCAGTCGATCTCCTTGCCGGCCGTCGTCATCGGCTGGAGCGCGCCGAGGGCGGTGGATCCGTCGGCGTTCCGCTTGAACCAGATGTTCGGGAAGCCGAGGAAGCGGTGCCAGGCGACACCCATGTTGGTGTTCAGCGAGACCGTGATCATCCAGGTGAAGGACGTGACGATCTTGAGGCACGCGAAGAAGTAGGTGAGGTACTGGATCGTGCTCAGGTCCAGGCCGTCGAGCAGCGCGATCAGCGGGTACGAGGCGAAGAAGCCCGGCTCCCAGCCGGTCACGTGGTGCTGGACGCCTTCGAGGGCGCGCAGCGTCATGATGCAGACGCCGACGATCAGGATGACGGCCTCGACGAAGTACGCCTGGCCGGTCTTCGAGCCGGCGAAGCGGGACTTGCGGCCCGCCTTGGTCGGCTTGCTGAGCTGCCGGATCACGATGAGCGTCACGATGCCCAGGACCGTCATCAGACCGAGGAACTCGGTGAAGATCTCGTACGGCAGCCAGTCGCCGATGATCGGGATCAGCCAGTCGGCCTGGAAGAGCTGGCCGAAGGCGTTCACGATCGTCAGGAGCAGCGAGAAGAAGCCCACCGCGACGAACCAGTGCGCGAAGCCGACGATGCCCCAGCGGTTCATCCGGGTGTGGCCGAGGAATTCCTTGACCAGGGTGATGGTGCGCTGGGTGGGGTCGCCGGTGCGCGTGCCCGCGGGCACGGGCTGGCCGAGGCGCACGAACCGGTAGATCTGCACGGTGGCACGGCCGAACAGCGCGACGGCCACCACCGTGATGACGATCGACACGACGATCGCGGCGAGTTGCATGAGGGGCTCCTCGGGCGGGCCTACTAAGCGGTAACTTATGGAGTCCGTGCTGAGATTACCCGTTCGGGGCCCCGTGCTGTAGCGGCGCTCGCGGTGATCTGTGTCGCTCAGGCAAACCTTGCCGCGCGACGCCTGCGGACTGCTGGAAGCGTACGCGCCAGGATCGTCAGATCCATCCCCAGCCAGTGGTGGTCCACATAGTGGAGGTCGAGCAGCTCACGCTCCTCCCACGGCAGGTCCGAGCGGCCGCTGATCTGCCACGGGCCGGTGAGCCCGGGGCGCACGGAGAGCCGACGACGTCCCTCGCCCGCGCACTCGCGGTGGCCCGGGGTCAGTGGACACGGTCCGACCAGCGACATCCGGCCGCCGACGACGTGCACGAGGAGGGGCAGCGCGGCCAGCGGGCTCTTCGTGCGGAAGGTCAGCATCGTGAAGGGTTCTCCCTCCAAGCCTGCCACCGTGCGGCGGCGCAGCACGCCCCGGCCGGGGGTGGTCGAGCCGAGGGCGACCGAGAGGGCGACGGCGGCGAGCAGAGGGGACAGCACGACCAGGAGGGCGAGCCCGCCCACCACGTCGAACGTGCGCTTGGCCGTCATTCCCCACACCCTTCCGAGCGACGAACGAGAATCATGGGATATTCGTGGGATATGGCTGGTTTGCCCGACATGGGGCCATCGGACTCTCTCACGCGACACCCCGCCGGATTCGGGAACGACGCGCGCCCCCACTCCGTATGAGCGAGATAAAGGGCGAAGAGTTGAGTCCCCTCCGCTCAGGTCTGTTGACTCATCGCGGGGCTTCATGCATCCTTGAGCCTGTTCCACTCAAGTACGTCAGCTGGAGGAATCGAAATGGCACGTGCGGTCGGCATCGACCTGGGCACGACTAACTCCGTCGTCAGCGTTCTCGAAGGCGGCGAGCCCACCGTCATCACCAACGCCGAGGGCGCCAGGACCACGCCGTCCGTCGTCGCCTTCGCGAAGAACGGCGAGGTGCTCGTCGGCGAGGTGGCCAAGCGTCAGGCCGTCACCAACGTCGACAGGACCATCCGGTCGGTCAAGCGCCACATGGGCACCGACTGGAAGATCGAGATCGACGGCAAGAACTTCAACCCGCAGCAGATGAGCGCCTTCATCCTGCAGAAGCTGAAGCGCGACGCCGAGGCCTACCTGGGCGAGAAGGTCGTCGACGCGGTCATCACCGTCCCGGCGTACTTCAACGACTCCGAGCGTCAGGCGACCAAGGAGGCCGGTGAGATCGCGGGCCTCAACGTCCTGCGCATCGTCAACGAGCCGACCGCCGCCGCCCTGGCGTACGGCCTCGACAAGGACGACCAGACGATCCTCGTCTTCGACCTCGGTGGCGGCACCTTCGACGTGTCCCTCCTG is part of the Streptomyces sp. NBC_00250 genome and harbors:
- a CDS encoding (Fe-S)-binding protein, which encodes MQLAAIVVSIVITVVAVALFGRATVQIYRFVRLGQPVPAGTRTGDPTQRTITLVKEFLGHTRMNRWGIVGFAHWFVAVGFFSLLLTIVNAFGQLFQADWLIPIIGDWLPYEIFTEFLGLMTVLGIVTLIVIRQLSKPTKAGRKSRFAGSKTGQAYFVEAVILIVGVCIMTLRALEGVQHHVTGWEPGFFASYPLIALLDGLDLSTIQYLTYFFACLKIVTSFTWMITVSLNTNMGVAWHRFLGFPNIWFKRNADGSTALGALQPMTTAGKEIDWEDPAEDAVFGVSQVEQFSWKGILDFSTCTECGRCQSQCPAWNTGKPLSPKLLIMSLRDHAHAKAPYLLAGGGKDMEGNEKATEEQLKDVPASAIAEAERPLIGTAEENGVIDPDVLWSCTTCGACVEQCPVDIEHIDHIVDMRRYQVMIESAFPSEAGTMLKNLEKKGNPWGLAKKQRVEWTKEVDFEVPIVGKDVEDLSEFDYLYWVGCAGALEDRAKKTTKAFAELLHMAGVKFAIMGGDEKCTGDSPRRLGNEPLFQQLAQENVAMLNMAFGEDDEDESTKKPKSAKKIVSTCPHCFNTIANEYPQLGGEYEVIHHTQLLQHLIDEGKLVPVTPVDGLITYHDPCYLGRHNKVYTPPREIMSAVPGLRQQEMHRHKERGFCCGAGGARMWMEERIGKRINNERVEEALSLNPDIVSTACPFCLVMLTDSVNGKKNEGKAKESVTVVDVAQLLLESVKTPVDPEPEPAEEPEPEPAA
- a CDS encoding sugar transferase, coding for MTAKRTFDVVGGLALLVVLSPLLAAVALSVALGSTTPGRGVLRRRTVAGLEGEPFTMLTFRTKSPLAALPLLVHVVGGRMSLVGPCPLTPGHRECAGEGRRRLSVRPGLTGPWQISGRSDLPWEERELLDLHYVDHHWLGMDLTILARTLPAVRRRRAARFA